In Anopheles arabiensis isolate DONGOLA chromosome 2, AaraD3, whole genome shotgun sequence, the genomic window CCGCGACGCTTGCGTGAGGTGAGCGTGGTATTCGATTCACCTGGAATGATAATTGAAGGTCAtataaagttaaaaaaaaagaatccttTCACCGTTGCACCACCAAACTCACCTTCCTCGGAAATCGGTTCCAACCCCATGGCGGAACGTTGACTGCTCGCGTACACCAACGACTgatcggagtcggaatcggcgTGCCGCTCCTCATCCGCATCGTTCCGTTTCGTGCTGCTGCCCCGCTTGGAGCGTGTCGTCGTCGCACGGCTTGCCCGCGAACGGGTCGACCGCAGCGACGACTGATTGCTCACGTTCGAGACGATCGATTCGGGCTCACTGTCCCCGGCATCGGTTGCCGCTTCCCGGGCCGTATCCTTCGAACCAGCCCGGCTACTTCTACGATCTACCGACACGCGGCGCGAAGTGCCCGCCCCACTGGCAATCGTTTCCATCGACTTCTCCATCACTGCCAGCTGGTGGCGCGTTAGCCGACGGTTCGAGGAGTAATCGGCGAGCAGTGGAACATCGGCCGGCTGTGTATCGGACGACGCCGCTGCGCCCGATTCTGTGGCCGGCGGTGGAAGGGTCGATTTTCGGGCGCGCAGTGCGCGCCGCGTGCTGCTAGCTGTGGAGCTGGCAAACGATCGTTCCGACGGTTCCGGTGGTTCTACCACCGAATCGGTTGGACTGTTCGCAAGCGAATCGGGATGTTCGCCGGTATCGTTGGAGGCATGCGATGTACGGCGTGCTCGTTTTTGTGGCGTAAGCCCGGCGGCAAACAGCTCCTTTACCATTGACGAACCGCGCGTCGAACGGCGCGGTGTGAGCGGTAGCGTCGGTTCCGGCGTACCGGACAGATTGTCCACGGAGGTGAACCGGCGGCTGCGCGAAAGAAGTGGGGAAATGGGAGTGTTCGTTGATTCCGGCGCTACGGACGTGGCACGAACGCTACGGCGACGCGTCGGCGTGTTGGACTGTTCGACGAGTGTGGTCGATTTTTCCATCGCGGCCATTAGCCGGGTCTTGACGTTCGTGCGTGGCGTCGAGGTGGACGCTTCCTGATCGTCCTGATGGATGGTTTTATGTGCCACCGGTTTGGAAGCTTCGACTACGCCAGCGGACTGCtcattttcttgcttttctgATTTCGTTTCTTCAACGGATCCACCTTCATCAGTGGGCGCTGGCTTCAGCGCCGCTTCATCATCCGATACACGCAGATCAACCTCCATCTCGTCGCTTTCCATTGGCTCCGGCTTCGTTTCatcggaagagtgtgcttccTGCACCGCACTGGAAGCTGCACCATCCTCTCCGTCGCCAACAGCGCTCTGTTGCCCGTCCTGTTGCTCTTCCTCCTGGTTGCTGCTCACATTCCCATCGTCCGGATCGAACGCTCCCTGTGCGGCTAGCTCCTGCTGCCCAGCGGACAGATTCAACGCCCGAGCATCCTCCGTCAGACCGTTCTCCTCTCCTTTGCTGTTTTTGCGACTGGAACCGTGCGCTTCGTCCGGCTTGACGGACAGATTCATCGCCGGCACCTCCAGCTCGTGTGCGTTCTTCGGCTGCCCGAACACTTTTTCCGGTGTTGTGGCCGTTTGGGTTTGCGCTGCAGGGGACGATGCAGTTGCTGTTGCGCTCGGTGCGGCAGCACTGGTCGCCGGTGCCGGCTGGGCTGgtacagcagctgcagcagcaacagcaacagccgcTGCACGTTCGCCCGAGCTCGAACTGGCCACACTGTCCGGCCACTGCTCGCCTCCGGCAACGGAAAGGTCGCGTGCGGCCACCACATCCCCAGTTTCCTCGGCCTGCTGGACCGACAAGTCTTCCACCTCGGACGATTCAGCCTCACCGTCGCCATGCGCTTCCGATGCGGCTAAACCTTCCCCGCCTTCGGTGCGATGGGTGGAGGACGATGTCGTCGGTACCTGTATATCGTCCGGGCTGGTACTCGCGACCGCCAGTTCCTCCTGCTCGTGCTCCTGACCGGTCCCCACTTGTTCGATGTCCACGATTTCGGCGTACAGATTTTCTACGTTCGAATCGGCATGCAGCTCCCCGTAATGCCACCGTCCGGGACTATCGCCTGCATTCCCGACGTCACCACCTTCGTTCTCGTTGCGCTCGGTCGCCACATTACCCGACACAACCGCGCCCGGAGGCGGCATACCGCCATCTCCACCCTGCGaagaggacgacgaggacgaggagggTGAAGAGCTGAAGACAAACTCATCTGGATTCGCTTCGGCTGGCTCTTCCTCATCGCTAAGATCGATCACCTCCAGTACACTGTCCTCATCCTCCTGCCCGCCAACATCCTTGTCATCGCTAACTTCCTCGTCGTCGAGGTCGTCTTCCTCCTCGTAGGACGACTCCTCAGACACCTCTTCATCATCCGCTTCGTCGTACGCGTCTTCCTGCAGGTCGTTCTGGTCCGCCATCTGTTCCAGATGCTCCTCGTCAGCCACCGATTCTACGTCTTCGGCGACTTCTTCCTGCACGACTtgcagctgttgctgctgctgctgagggaATGTATCGATGCATTGACTCCTGTAGAAAGATAAAGATCATGTCAGGTGATCACCTAGAAAACCCTTCTTCCCACCCCGTCAGTACTCACTCATAGCCGGTTCGCAGCTCACGGTGATTGGATTCTTCGTCGAGGATCACGATTTCATCATCCTTCTGCTCTTGctgttcctcctcctcctcctgacCATTCCCTTGCTCTGCATCACTGTCATAGATCACGAACACACTTTCCTTCGACGGACTGTTTTCCTCGTCCACTTCCATCGCTACGTCCCGCTGCTCCTGTTGCTCGTCGCCGTCCACCTTGCTCGAACCGCCACACTCATCTTCCATGTGATCTTCAATGATGATGGCTATGTTACTTTCGCCCTCTACCACCGGCAAACCCGCACTCGGTGTGCCCGAACGCGACCTATGTATGGACCGACGTCCAGCGGGTCCGCCCGCAGCCAGCACCTGCTGCAGACTGTGCTGTTCCATTGTAACTTCCGGCGAGTAAAAGTCATCGTTCGAAATGCCCGACAAATCAAGATCACGGCGTACGACGGGATTGGTGGTAGCAGCGTCGCTAGTGGCCACTTCCATCACCCCATCATTGGAGTGCTGTGCGTCTTCCACCACGCACGAATCCTCGAACGTGGTCGAACCGGCGGGCAAATCAAAGCGCAGTACTTTCTCTTCCGCTTCCGCGACCGTGCCGTGGTGATCGTGCGACAGGGGCGAACTGTCCCGACCCTGTACCGATTGAGTCGACTTCAGGATACCGGGCGGTGTGTACGAATCGTCGTGTCCTTCTTCGGGATCGCCCATCTCGGAACcgttctgttgctgctgctgcttcgattCCTGCTTCCTGGCAAATGGTGGCGTGGTGAGGAAAATGCTCGGCGAATGGCTGGTCGATTTATCCGACCGAGCTGCCCGCTCCATACCCGCGGCCAGTGCTGTACTACTTGCAGAGGTAAAGTTGAACTTCGGCTTCATGGGCCGAAACTCGGGTATAACCGGCACGGGAACGTCAAAGTTCGTAATCTTCCTTCGCCCGATACCATCGGCGATCGTGTCCATACGGTCCGGGCCAAGGTAACGCCGCTTTCTGGCATTTCCAAAGCCATCCTCCTCATTCAGTAGCGGTTGCGGTTGGATCCGGCCCTTCGCAAGATCCTCTTCCGATGCGTCCCAGTCGCGCTGCCGGCGCTTGTTCATGGACGGGTCCAACCGTACAGGGTAGCACACGTTCAGGCTGCGCACCGTTGGACGGCACTGGAACACACCCAGGCTTGGCTTCTCCAGAAACGGACGCTCATGCTGCAGGCCCGACCGGATGGCCGCATCCTTAATAGCCGTTATCGAATGATGCAGTACGCGCACCCGGAAATCGGCCCTGTTGCGTATCAGGCTCGAGCTTAACGTTTC contains:
- the LOC120902566 gene encoding uncharacterized protein LOC120902566, whose translation is MSSDISLELVDVLPYTREQCTAADGSDTQEKCGILERSAIAWYARGSVLEVFNIGSTYKVISHNFHPFTSKSKPCTVQCVEEVDAFGGKLLAVGLRLGIEQSQIVFLTVRGGRELGRIDVQEDVKLLRYIDPNSCSNGLLSKYQGCIAVGTEDGKVILVDTCFKRVKTAFGVEIAMNEPGKRQCHVEFSRADLKQLMQNQEKIQERGLYFGLQLSHPEEASVECILDIVPLKVACIGFADGTVLLWDLVDHSIMHRIAPPTGDCSVAALNYVEPSDDPKACLYLWIFYEHAEEGAFAFLHMIMCEEKYSQQGTFVYDQFLSCSSRLNLTSYDPGSVPLNVQTVTKKVSQEDEPITLSVLSWLGSNGTTTVLVFDLNQWYKAEMPYECDWQQELTHTVVFQLKEGSFHARLNERSLMLFRSIQRPEEHFYPSSLGFDIQNFNGINCSTYRWIGLQNKLLQYLEQDGANAVIQPAALYGMLCRAALLPQFHEPISPSDGIVREQREFVLSLALEYNCHTFLQSCIDLWADGSHLGAEPDQGVSLSTVTDWIWNRSKALKSVGNRMLALLMTEQTGRKLDCRTQDALSQCTRQMKQLAELYKTIMKDCLEFIPENVLERLTKESATISAAAEYQNILQWLLYVGILPEANELDEEERGNDGSQLVPYPYTRLTEFYRQRRRMLDDEKSKAIPDLSTSGKLLFIDNYLEREFDLETVWKAWHEDSPANSRSLYPPSSLQKALRILLIPEAPLERKLVLLLYLFMDVIAAIDDDDERFCIVARQLEKFPRAFNVPIGLIERVRAFWHLDHGNVSETVSEFLSPLSNAIEFPQWHRELAVSVLLRLDAPHLALKVLRAPGAPVAPQLELTTLVQNNLIPEAFSLQRRTPQPDGRQFVWFVEAIMMAGKPATLLEFALNDEEKHVLRSYLRDCPMDASDSLMLGHLLQNFEFVEAVQLVDRLGRKRNVEVQKEILGLYHNALDPMSQQLAYLTYQHGSELEPKLAMGSDPDNPSPASALETLSSSLIRNRADFRVRVLHHSITAIKDAAIRSGLQHERPFLEKPSLGVFQCRPTVRSLNVCYPVRLDPSMNKRRQRDWDASEEDLAKGRIQPQPLLNEEDGFGNARKRRYLGPDRMDTIADGIGRRKITNFDVPVPVIPEFRPMKPKFNFTSASSTALAAGMERAARSDKSTSHSPSIFLTTPPFARKQESKQQQQQNGSEMGDPEEGHDDSYTPPGILKSTQSVQGRDSSPLSHDHHGTVAEAEEKVLRFDLPAGSTTFEDSCVVEDAQHSNDGVMEVATSDAATTNPVVRRDLDLSGISNDDFYSPEVTMEQHSLQQVLAAGGPAGRRSIHRSRSGTPSAGLPVVEGESNIAIIIEDHMEDECGGSSKVDGDEQQEQRDVAMEVDEENSPSKESVFVIYDSDAEQGNGQEEEEEQQEQKDDEIVILDEESNHRELRTGYESQCIDTFPQQQQQQLQVVQEEVAEDVESVADEEHLEQMADQNDLQEDAYDEADDEEVSEESSYEEEDDLDDEEVSDDKDVGGQEDEDSVLEVIDLSDEEEPAEANPDEFVFSSSPSSSSSSSSQGGDGGMPPPGAVVSGNVATERNENEGGDVGNAGDSPGRWHYGELHADSNVENLYAEIVDIEQVGTGQEHEQEELAVASTSPDDIQVPTTSSSTHRTEGGEGLAASEAHGDGEAESSEVEDLSVQQAEETGDVVAARDLSVAGGEQWPDSVASSSSGERAAAVAVAAAAAVPAQPAPATSAAAPSATATASSPAAQTQTATTPEKVFGQPKNAHELEVPAMNLSVKPDEAHGSSRKNSKGEENGLTEDARALNLSAGQQELAAQGAFDPDDGNVSSNQEEEQQDGQQSAVGDGEDGAASSAVQEAHSSDETKPEPMESDEMEVDLRVSDDEAALKPAPTDEGGSVEETKSEKQENEQSAGVVEASKPVAHKTIHQDDQEASTSTPRTNVKTRLMAAMEKSTTLVEQSNTPTRRRSVRATSVAPESTNTPISPLLSRSRRFTSVDNLSGTPEPTLPLTPRRSTRGSSMVKELFAAGLTPQKRARRTSHASNDTGEHPDSLANSPTDSVVEPPEPSERSFASSTASSTRRALRARKSTLPPPATESGAAASSDTQPADVPLLADYSSNRRLTRHQLAVMEKSMETIASGAGTSRRVSVDRRSSRAGSKDTAREAATDAGDSEPESIVSNVSNQSSLRSTRSRASRATTTRSKRGSSTKRNDADEERHADSDSDQSLVYASSQRSAMGLEPISEEGESNTTLTSRKRRGRPPKSAK